The DNA segment GTTCGCCTGCTCGTCGTAGATGGCGGCTTCGTAGGCGGTGCGATAGGACGTCACCCACGTATTCAGGTCCGATGCATCGGCGCAGAACGACATCGTGTCGATGCAGAGTGTCTTCGGCGATTGCACGGCCAGCAACTGGCGGCCACTGCCATCGAGAGCCAGCGCCTGGTAGTAGCGGAACTGCTCGCCGGACGTGCGCAGATCGAACGTGCCGTCGGAATCGTGCGGTGAACCGGCCGCCGTGCCACCGGGCGTAATGACCTGGACGCTCCAATTCGTGGGCGTCGGCTTGCCCGGTGTCGGGCTGCCCGGTGGGGGAGTGCCACCCGCGGCCGAGTCGGAGATCGTCCCGGTGCGGTGAATCTCGACGGTGGACAGGCTGGGCGCCGCGGGGAAGTCCTCCGCATCGTCATCGGCCGTTCCGCGAAGCGTTTCGTCGTAGTCCGACCAATTGTCGCCGTCTGTGTCGACGAACAGCGGCGCGATCGACATCGGGGCGATCGTCGTGGCACCGCGGATCACTTCGTCGAAGTCGTTTCGGCCGTTGTCGTTTGCATCGCCTTCGGGTTCGAGGGGATTGAGCGTCAGTTCCACCTCGAGGCGATCCGGAATCTGATCGGCGTCTTGGTCGAGACAATCGGGAAACTGCACATCGTACGTCGCGGCCTTCAAAGGTCCGGTAACATTTAGGGTCTCACCCTGATACTCAATCGTCGTGTCGCCCGTGATGTAGATCGGCTGTCCCGTGTATGCTTCGAAGGGCGCGCCATCGATGGAGAACTTGATCACTGCCGTTGCGTCGCGCGCGACAAAAGTCACCGGCTGGGTTGTCTGGTAACTTCCCTGCGGCGGATCGATGCGAACGCCGAGAGGATCGTAGACACCGACCGATCCGAAGAACGCCAACGAACGACGCGAATCGACCTGGTTGACCGAGATGTGATATTGATCGGCGGGCAGCGGCAGTTCCTGATTCACTGTCTGAGGCGTGCCCATCAGGAATCCGAGCAATGCATCCGTATCGCTTGTTTGAACTTCCACAGAAAACCCATCGTACACACCGACGGATTCCGTATATCCGGGAACCGTGTGTGCAACGATCGCGTACGGATCGTCCGTCGTCAGCGGATCGCTGTCGTAGAAAACGACATTCGCAACCGGAGAATCGGCCACGGCAAGTCCCGATACGAAGAGTGCGCCGAGCAGGCAAGTGGAGCGATGAAGCGAGCGTTTGGCTTTTCTCATTGCGTTGCGTCTCCGTGTCAGCGGCCCGGGATGACGGCGATGCCCTCGATGGGCCCCACCAGGCTCGTAATTTCGTTATTATCCGGGTCGAACCCCATGAAGTAATAATCGTAAGTCGCGCCCTGGACGAGACCCGAGTTGTCAATGAAGTAGACGCCGTTCAAGCCCTGCGTGACAGACTCGATCGTGAAGAATGCATCATCGAGCAGGTCCGCCACGTAGTTCACTTCGGTGATGAACGGTGAAACGGCCACGAACGGTGTGTTCGGCTTATCGGTGCGCTTGCGCCAGACCATCACGGGCGGCTCGGGATAGTAACCGCCGCCCACGCCGGCCTCCTGGCTGGGAATGCTGTAGAGCACCAGCATCGCACCGCCATGCTCGGAAGTGAAGTACGCCTTGTTGTAGCTGCCGCGCGCCATCACCGGCGGCATCGGGCGCGGTGCCCAACGCAAGCCGGTGAACTCCGGCGATTGGAATGCATTGGATGCGCCCCAGTTCAGCGGCAACGACTTCGTGGCGAAGCGGCTTGTTCCCGCCATCGTCACGGCTTCCACGAGAACGTAATAGTCTTCCGATGTGCTGATCGCGGTCCCATCGCGGTCGATGCTGTCGACCAGCGCAGAGTATTCGCGCAGCGATTCGTTGTAGGTCAGATCGCTGACGGCCAACTCGACGGCCTTGTCGGGATCGGGCAGTCCATCGGGACTCGACAGAAAGTGCACGCGGTAGAAGAGGATGCCCGACTTCGGGCCGGTCCACTTCAACGAAGCTTTCGGATTTCCGGGCAGGCCGGATGCGGCGACGGACTTCAGAACTGGCGTCGGAATATCGCCCAGGAACAGAATGCGGGCGGGCAGATAGAACGGCGGACCCGGGTTGCCGTGCTTGTCCATGGCAACGACGCTGTACTTCACGTCGGCCAGGCCCTCGGGATGGTAGGGATCGACGAGATCCAACGTCGCCCCATCGCAAGGCGTTTCATTCACGAGTTGATAAGTCGACCCACCATCGACGCTGCGATACAGTCGCAACGACTCGACGTCGCCACTGCACGGGAACGTGAGTTTGAACGGTGGAATGTCCCCCCCGGGGATCGCCGTGATGATCTTGCCCGGAACGAGCGGCGCCTGGTCGCAGATTTGTTCGGAACCGCGCGCCGTCATCGTGATTGTGTAGACTTCACGCGTCGAACCTGGCATCCAATCTGGCGGTGGTGCAACGTCAACGGATTCCGTGCGGCCATCGATTGTAAAGACCTTGAAGCGATAGGTTGGGATGTCGTTCTGGTCCACAACATCTTCAATCACGTCGCCGGAAACGTACGTGCCGACGTTGCCGAAGACAACCGGCCCAAGCGGAACAACTTCATCCGCGATCCCGGGCAGTCCCGGGTACACGCGCGAGATGTGAACGCGATCGAAGATCGGATCTTCCTTCACCAGCAAGAACGCCGGGCGCCAGATTTCCTCGCGGCCGGTCGATTCGGCTTCGCGCGTGCCCTGGACGCTGATCGAGGTAAGCGACGTGCAAATCAGCGATGCGCGTCCGGGAGACGGGCCGACGACATCGTCAATCGCGGCGTAAGTCGGCGGAGAGAGCGGACTCTCGTTGCCGGAGTCATCAACCGCCGACAGGCAATACCAGTATCCACGGGCAAAGTCGGCAGAGGAAACTTCCTTGTCGTCGTGCATTGCGTGCGTCGGTGTCGGATCGCCTTCAGGAGAAGGCACTTCCGCAATCAGGCCTTCAGTCAGGCCATTGATGTCGGGGAACGGCGTGTTCTTGCCCGTGTGCCCGTAATCCTGGAATCTATACAGGCGATAGAGTACTGTCTCGCCGCCTTGATGTGGCCAGCGAGCGCGCAGGTACGGCGTGCCGTCCTCCAACTGCTCCGGGAAGACATTCAGTCCGCGTGGAACGGCAGGCGGTACGGTATCGCGAACGACCGCCTGAAGCGGATCGCTCGGGTAACCTTCCTGGCCCAGCAGATCGCGCGCGACGACCCAGTACGTATAAACATGTCCGACTGGAAGAAGATCCGCATCGTCTGCTGTATCGCTCCATTCGCCCTCATCGACGTAGACATAGGACTGATCGGGGGGCGTGTCCGGCATTGGGGACGGAGCAAGAATCGGATTGTCGTTGATACGTTCAACTTCGTTCTGAACATCCTCGAAGAACTCGCCGGGTTGCAGCGCGCGATTCAGACGATACACGTTGTAGCCAAACGTCAGCGGGCGTTCGTCGACTGATAGCGGTGCGGCCCAATCGAGGTAAATGCGTTGGTTGTTGTTCACCGAGGGGCTCACTTGGTCGCGGCTGATCAGGGAGACCTCCTTCAGTTCCTGCGGCGGTGCGAGCACATCGGGCTGGCTGGCATCGATGGTCACCTTGCCCAACGCATTCACGGCATTGCCGGACGCGTTGCCCTCCCAAAGCTCGTACAGGAACGGTCCGTCGAGAGGATCGACGAAATCGAGGTAGCCGTGGCCTTCGACCAGAGCGAATCCGTAGTTGATCTGCTCCAGGAATTTCCGACGCAATTGGGCGTAGTCGGAAGCATCTTGTCCTTCGAGCAGATCGATCACGCGCTGCGCGAATTCTTCCTTCGACGAACCGGCCGTGCCGTAGATGTCTTCCAGAATATGGCGCGCATCGAGCAGAATTGCATCTTCGCCCGGGCGATAGAAGATGCTGGCGATCAAGGCTCCGTTGCGCGTGCTCTTCACCACGGAAATCTTGTGGCGCACGCCATCCTGGCCCGTGCGAAACAGCACCGTCGTTTGCGGATCGACAATCTCGTCGACCGCGTACCAACGCAGCAGAACGCGTTGTCCCCAATCTTCTTCGCCACCGACGATTCCCGTGAACACAAGCGGCGAAATCGTGGGTGGCGTATCCGCCTGGGGCTTCCCATGACCGAGCAGGAACAGGCCTGCCAGGAGGATGATCAGTACATGAAAGCGCGGCAATCGCATGCGGTTTCTCCGTCTATTCTCAGAGGCTGCAGTCAGCATCGAGGTTGAAACTCCAGAAGTTGAGAGTTCGGTAAAGCACATCGGCGTACATCACGCAGGAGGCGCACCACTTGTCGTTGAGGACGTCCTTCGGCTCAAACCAGGCTTCCGGTTCGCAGAATCCGAGTCCGCCGCCGAGCCAGGCGATGCCCTTCAGGAAATAGCCACCGTCTTCCTTGCCGCCGATCAGCGTCATCTTG comes from the bacterium genome and includes:
- a CDS encoding chitobiase/beta-hexosaminidase C-terminal domain-containing protein, whose protein sequence is MRKAKRSLHRSTCLLGALFVSGLAVADSPVANVVFYDSDPLTTDDPYAIVAHTVPGYTESVGVYDGFSVEVQTSDTDALLGFLMGTPQTVNQELPLPADQYHISVNQVDSRRSLAFFGSVGVYDPLGVRIDPPQGSYQTTQPVTFVARDATAVIKFSIDGAPFEAYTGQPIYITGDTTIEYQGETLNVTGPLKAATYDVQFPDCLDQDADQIPDRLEVELTLNPLEPEGDANDNGRNDFDEVIRGATTIAPMSIAPLFVDTDGDNWSDYDETLRGTADDDAEDFPAAPSLSTVEIHRTGTISDSAAGGTPPPGSPTPGKPTPTNWSVQVITPGGTAAGSPHDSDGTFDLRTSGEQFRYYQALALDGSGRQLLAVQSPKTLCIDTMSFCADASDLNTWVTSYRTAYEAAIYDEQANALIDPRTTAEALLLNRYYELQEGDGAIFVPGEAGKGPAGSLVSTLAAGRDEVALYADVSGAVTTEMIDLVADYFRFYTTPQSRSMMELLSDHFAGRPVDAEDIPQGVRTANIAPVETQVDAFFNALPPGWTELSGTITHDEFGFLLDVGGDTYRLRGLVETFVDGTPVVLRTIIDRDHCGGDPLHAFVTEVVSRGLAPLPPINDSDNDTLDDDWEFFYFGNLNQNQFDNPDGDGLNNGEEQDNGNNPLIPDDVIRGIGWMLY